From Sporosarcina sp. Marseille-Q4943, the proteins below share one genomic window:
- a CDS encoding 1-acyl-sn-glycerol-3-phosphate acyltransferase, giving the protein MNLYPFGKFLVSTIFYPLYRVKVIGTENFPVEGGVLLCTNHIDNLDPPVVGMTCPRTVHFMAKEELFNVPILKTILPKVNAFPVKRGMSDREAFRKALKLLRGGEVVGMFPEGTRSKTGELGKGLAGAGFFALKGDADVMPCAIIGPYKPFRTLKVVYGKPIKMAPYRENKASAEEVTEVIMNEIRSLLEEHK; this is encoded by the coding sequence ATGAATTTATATCCTTTCGGAAAATTTCTCGTCAGTACGATATTTTATCCGCTTTACCGTGTAAAAGTCATAGGCACGGAAAATTTCCCTGTCGAAGGTGGAGTGCTTCTATGCACGAACCACATTGACAATCTCGATCCGCCTGTCGTTGGAATGACTTGCCCACGAACCGTTCACTTCATGGCGAAGGAGGAACTATTCAATGTTCCGATCCTGAAAACGATTCTTCCAAAAGTGAACGCCTTTCCTGTTAAACGGGGTATGAGCGATCGTGAAGCTTTCAGGAAGGCTTTGAAACTATTAAGGGGCGGCGAAGTCGTCGGCATGTTTCCGGAAGGGACAAGAAGCAAGACCGGTGAACTTGGAAAAGGGCTTGCGGGAGCGGGCTTCTTTGCGTTAAAAGGGGATGCGGATGTGATGCCGTGCGCTATCATCGGACCGTATAAGCCATTCCGCACGTTGAAGGTGGTCTACGGCAAACCAATCAAGATGGCTCCATACCGGGAAAACAAGGCGTCTGCTGAAGAAGTGACAGAAGTGATCATGAATGAAATCCGTAGCCTTTTGGAAGAGCATAAATAA
- the rpsA gene encoding 30S ribosomal protein S1, with product MTEEMNLDEMNGYKEGDRVTGKVTKIEDKSVLVEITGAPFDGVIPISELSSLHIEKASDAVQVGDELELIITKVEDENYVLSKRKVDADNAWDSLEEKFNNKETIETEVKDVVKGGLVVDLGVRGFIPASLVEDHFVESFEDYKGRTMEFKIVEMDKEKNRLILSHRAVLQEEKAHKKEEILEELKEGQVLEGTVQRIASFGAFVDIGGVDGLVHISQLSHEHVEKVSDVLKEGEKVKVKVLSVDRDSERISLSIKETLPGPWENIEERAPKGSVFEGTVKRLVSYGAFVEVFPGVEGLVHISRISHQHIGTPHEVLQEGQKVDVKVVDVNAEEKRLSLSIKDLLEKEETESYGDYEMKEETGFSLSDVIGDQLKKFTE from the coding sequence ATGACTGAAGAAATGAATTTGGATGAAATGAACGGATATAAAGAAGGCGACCGTGTCACTGGCAAAGTGACGAAGATCGAAGACAAATCCGTATTGGTCGAAATTACTGGAGCACCGTTTGATGGTGTCATCCCCATCAGTGAACTATCAAGTCTCCACATTGAAAAAGCATCCGATGCAGTACAAGTCGGAGATGAACTAGAGTTGATCATCACAAAAGTGGAAGATGAAAATTATGTCCTTTCCAAAAGGAAAGTCGATGCGGACAATGCTTGGGATTCCTTAGAAGAGAAATTCAATAACAAAGAAACGATCGAAACGGAAGTAAAGGATGTCGTAAAAGGCGGACTCGTAGTCGATCTCGGCGTTCGCGGTTTCATCCCGGCATCACTTGTTGAAGATCATTTCGTTGAATCTTTTGAAGACTATAAAGGGCGTACGATGGAATTCAAAATCGTTGAAATGGACAAGGAGAAAAATCGTCTTATCCTTTCTCATCGCGCCGTCCTTCAAGAGGAAAAAGCACATAAAAAAGAAGAGATCCTTGAAGAATTGAAAGAAGGGCAAGTGCTCGAAGGAACTGTCCAACGAATCGCTTCTTTCGGAGCTTTTGTCGATATCGGCGGTGTGGACGGCTTAGTGCATATTTCACAGCTTTCCCATGAGCATGTCGAAAAAGTTTCCGACGTGTTGAAAGAAGGAGAGAAAGTGAAAGTGAAAGTTCTTTCAGTCGACCGCGATTCGGAACGTATTTCATTATCAATCAAAGAGACACTGCCTGGACCGTGGGAAAACATTGAAGAAAGAGCGCCGAAAGGATCTGTCTTTGAAGGCACTGTAAAGCGCCTCGTATCCTACGGTGCATTCGTTGAAGTATTCCCGGGTGTAGAAGGGCTCGTCCACATTTCACGGATTTCCCACCAGCACATCGGAACGCCTCATGAAGTGCTCCAGGAAGGTCAAAAAGTCGATGTGAAAGTTGTCGACGTAAATGCGGAGGAAAAAAGACTATCCCTCAGCATCAAAGACCTTCTTGAGAAGGAAGAAACCGAATCATACGGTGATTATGAAATGAAAGAAGAAACGGGCTTCTCCTTAAGCGATGTCATCGGAGATCAACTGAAAAAGTTCACTGAGTAA
- the cmk gene encoding (d)CMP kinase — translation MLKGIIIAIDGPAAAGKSTIAKRIAQKLGYTYIDTGAMYRALTHKAIQSSINMDSDHGLAELLEETEILLIPENGGQAVWIDGVDCSDEIRSREVTAAVSKVAAHSTVREMMVDKQRKLANDSGVVMDGRDIGTEVLPNADLKIFMTASVNERAERRFQENEKRGIHSSLSQLKEEIEKRDRADSEREVSPLKQAEDAILLDTTSMSIDEVVDKVIELAEMRMER, via the coding sequence ATGTTAAAAGGAATTATTATTGCAATTGACGGGCCTGCAGCTGCAGGCAAAAGCACGATTGCAAAAAGGATTGCTCAGAAATTAGGTTACACCTACATCGATACAGGAGCTATGTATCGCGCTTTGACGCATAAAGCAATCCAGTCGAGCATAAATATGGATAGTGATCACGGCTTGGCGGAGTTGCTGGAGGAGACGGAAATTCTATTGATCCCCGAAAATGGAGGCCAAGCTGTATGGATAGATGGTGTCGATTGTTCGGACGAAATCAGATCTCGCGAGGTGACTGCAGCTGTCTCCAAAGTGGCTGCACATTCGACAGTCCGGGAAATGATGGTGGATAAGCAGAGGAAGCTTGCGAACGACTCAGGCGTCGTTATGGACGGGCGTGACATCGGGACGGAAGTTCTTCCGAATGCCGATTTAAAAATATTCATGACCGCTTCCGTTAACGAGAGGGCTGAAAGGCGTTTTCAGGAAAATGAAAAGCGAGGCATTCATTCATCGCTCAGCCAACTGAAAGAGGAAATCGAAAAGCGCGACCGCGCAGATAGTGAAAGGGAAGTCTCCCCTCTGAAGCAAGCGGAGGATGCTATACTCCTCGATACGACTTCCATGTCTATCGACGAAGTGGTCGACAAAGTAATCGAACTCGCGGAAATGAGGATGGAAAGATGA
- the der gene encoding ribosome biogenesis GTPase Der: protein MSKPTVAIVGRPNVGKSTIFNRIVGERISIVEDVAGVTRDRIYSSADWLAHDFNLIDTGGIDIGDEPFLEQIRLQAEIAIDEADVIIFLTNGREGVTDADEHVAKILYKTKKPVVLAVNKIDNPDMRDMIYDFYSLGFGDPYPISGSHGIGLGDLLDAVAASFPEAGEEIEEDDVIRFSLIGRPNVGKSSLVNALLGEERVIVSDVAGTTTDAIDTTYEYEGQKYKIIDTAGMRKKGKVYENMEKYSVLRALKAIDRSDVVLIVINGEEGIREQDKRIAGYAEEAGKGIMFVVNKWDAVEKDDKTMNRFTEDIRKNFLFLDYAPIAYVSAKTKQRVTTLFDQIKMISENHAMRIQSSVLNEVIEDAVARNPAPSDKGRRLRIYYATQVAVKPPVFVVFVNEPELMHFSYERFLQNRLRESFGFEGTPIRLITRARS, encoded by the coding sequence ATGAGTAAACCAACCGTAGCGATCGTTGGAAGGCCGAATGTAGGAAAGTCGACCATCTTCAACCGAATCGTTGGAGAACGAATTTCGATAGTGGAGGACGTGGCTGGCGTAACGAGGGACCGGATATATAGCTCGGCAGATTGGCTCGCGCATGATTTTAATTTGATTGATACTGGCGGCATCGATATCGGTGATGAGCCATTCCTGGAACAAATCAGGCTGCAAGCGGAAATTGCAATCGATGAAGCCGATGTCATCATCTTCTTGACAAATGGACGTGAAGGTGTGACTGACGCGGACGAGCATGTTGCCAAGATTCTTTACAAAACGAAGAAGCCTGTAGTGTTAGCGGTGAATAAAATCGATAATCCGGATATGCGCGATATGATTTACGATTTCTATTCACTCGGTTTTGGCGACCCGTATCCAATTTCGGGTTCTCATGGAATTGGGCTCGGAGATTTGCTGGATGCTGTTGCTGCAAGTTTCCCGGAAGCTGGCGAAGAAATCGAAGAGGATGACGTCATCCGTTTTTCATTGATCGGAAGACCGAACGTAGGGAAATCTTCGCTCGTGAACGCTTTGCTCGGAGAAGAGCGGGTCATTGTGAGTGACGTAGCCGGAACGACAACGGATGCCATCGATACTACCTATGAGTATGAAGGTCAAAAGTATAAAATTATCGATACAGCCGGCATGCGTAAAAAAGGCAAGGTGTACGAAAACATGGAGAAATACAGTGTTTTACGGGCGCTGAAAGCTATTGACCGATCGGATGTAGTGTTGATTGTCATTAACGGTGAGGAAGGGATCCGCGAACAGGACAAACGGATTGCAGGATATGCAGAAGAAGCCGGAAAAGGCATCATGTTTGTAGTGAATAAATGGGATGCTGTCGAGAAAGACGATAAAACGATGAATCGTTTCACCGAAGACATCCGCAAGAATTTCCTATTCCTTGATTACGCGCCAATCGCCTATGTTTCTGCAAAAACGAAGCAACGCGTCACAACGTTGTTTGACCAAATAAAAATGATCAGTGAAAACCATGCTATGCGCATCCAATCGAGTGTCTTGAACGAAGTAATTGAGGATGCCGTTGCACGCAACCCTGCACCTTCCGACAAAGGACGCAGATTGCGCATCTATTATGCAACACAAGTGGCGGTCAAGCCCCCGGTCTTCGTTGTTTTTGTCAACGAACCGGAATTGATGCACTTTTCATATGAAAGATTTCTTCAAAATCGCCTAAGGGAATCCTTTGGGTTTGAGGGAACTCCGATCCGACTGATTACACGCGCAAGAAGCTGA
- the sleB gene encoding spore cortex-lytic enzyme, with the protein MRIVAIALLLGSAYATSPVTIDAFSGRDLARGATGDDVIELQARLQYIGFYNGKIDGKFGYGTYWALRSFQEKYGLPVDGIAGSKTKKKLTAASSYDEKFVMDNLKKGNQFTHYGSTPLSAQVKKGGGAKENAHLPSKYSEQDLKLMANAVYGEARGEPYEGQVAVAAVILNRVEHPDFPDTVSGVIFQPLAFTAVADGQIWLEPNERAKEAVLDALNGWDPSENAIYYFNPITATSKWIWSRPQIKKIGLHIFCH; encoded by the coding sequence ATAAGAATAGTGGCAATTGCGTTATTGCTTGGATCGGCGTATGCAACTTCCCCAGTTACAATTGATGCTTTCAGTGGCCGCGATCTTGCTAGAGGGGCAACAGGGGATGATGTAATCGAACTACAGGCGAGACTTCAATACATCGGGTTCTATAACGGGAAAATTGACGGGAAATTCGGTTATGGAACCTATTGGGCGTTACGTTCATTTCAAGAGAAGTATGGTCTGCCGGTAGATGGCATTGCCGGGTCGAAGACGAAAAAGAAACTGACTGCCGCTTCCTCTTATGATGAAAAATTCGTCATGGACAATCTGAAGAAAGGGAATCAGTTCACCCACTATGGAAGTACTCCACTTTCAGCACAAGTCAAGAAAGGGGGAGGCGCAAAGGAGAACGCGCATTTACCTTCCAAGTACTCAGAACAAGATTTGAAGCTCATGGCCAATGCCGTTTATGGGGAAGCGAGGGGGGAGCCTTATGAAGGCCAGGTGGCGGTTGCAGCCGTTATTTTGAATCGGGTCGAACACCCCGATTTCCCTGATACAGTGAGTGGTGTTATCTTCCAACCTTTAGCTTTCACCGCGGTAGCCGACGGACAGATTTGGCTGGAGCCGAATGAACGTGCGAAAGAAGCGGTGCTTGATGCGTTGAATGGCTGGGATCCTTCTGAAAACGCCATTTATTATTTCAATCCGATCACCGCGACGAGTAAATGGATTTGGTCACGACCACAAATCAAGAAGATCGGCTTGCATATCTTTTGCCATTGA
- a CDS encoding flagellar brake protein: MRLSIGTTLTIDKDFTETGDKYKSKVVDYGEGFVMIDYPTHLESGKTAFFMDGTQLLISFVENKMSYAFRAEVIGRMNNGIPMLKLTYPGDEQLVKIQRREFVRVETAIDVAINSGGIFYQYVAEDISAGGIAVNIGQENSFEGSENVELTIALPFVNDDIKYIRTNAKAVRIWEKDDRRIASMQFSNMDMTDRQNIIRFCFERQLQARNAK; the protein is encoded by the coding sequence ATGCGTCTTTCTATTGGAACGACTCTAACAATCGATAAGGACTTCACCGAAACCGGCGATAAGTATAAAAGTAAAGTTGTCGACTACGGGGAAGGCTTTGTAATGATTGATTATCCGACACATCTTGAGTCGGGAAAAACTGCCTTCTTCATGGATGGAACGCAGTTGCTAATTTCATTCGTTGAGAATAAAATGTCCTATGCATTCCGAGCAGAAGTGATAGGCAGAATGAATAATGGAATTCCAATGTTGAAATTGACTTATCCCGGCGACGAACAATTAGTCAAAATTCAAAGGCGCGAGTTCGTCAGGGTGGAGACTGCCATCGATGTCGCTATTAATTCCGGCGGTATCTTTTATCAATACGTTGCAGAAGATATTAGTGCAGGCGGAATAGCGGTCAACATCGGACAGGAAAATTCGTTCGAAGGGTCGGAAAATGTTGAGTTGACTATTGCACTTCCCTTTGTCAATGATGATATCAAGTACATCCGGACGAATGCAAAAGCGGTACGGATTTGGGAAAAAGATGACCGGCGGATCGCTTCTATGCAATTTTCCAATATGGATATGACGGATAGACAGAACATCATTCGTTTCTGCTTTGAAAGACAATTGCAGGCAAGGAATGCGAAGTAA
- a CDS encoding YpdA family putative bacillithiol disulfide reductase, with the protein MIYKDAIVIGGGPCGLSAAIELKNIGLDVLIIEKENIVNSIYRYPTHQTFFSSSIKLSIGDIPFITAKEKPKRNDALVYYRKVAELKELSINSFETVEKVEKADGCFTVQSDLASYKAKYVIVATGYYDNPNALDVPGASLPNVFHYFKEAHPYYGRKVVVIGGKNSAVDAAIELARAGANVTVIYRGADYSPSVKPWILPGFDSMVRSGEIDMHFNSHVVEITSTSVTFEKDGTRQTIETDTVFAMIGYHPNHEFLKSMGITIDDESGRPFFDETTMESNVKGLYIAGVIAAGNNSNEIFIENGRWHGEMIAKHIQMTSKVRK; encoded by the coding sequence TTGATTTACAAAGATGCAATTGTAATCGGCGGGGGCCCATGTGGTCTCTCCGCCGCCATTGAATTGAAGAATATCGGGTTGGATGTGTTGATAATCGAGAAAGAAAATATCGTCAACTCAATTTACCGCTATCCGACACACCAAACCTTCTTCAGTTCAAGCATTAAGCTGTCCATCGGGGATATTCCCTTTATTACGGCGAAGGAAAAACCGAAACGGAATGATGCACTCGTCTATTACCGAAAAGTCGCTGAGCTGAAGGAGCTTTCGATAAACAGCTTTGAAACGGTCGAAAAAGTGGAGAAAGCGGATGGGTGTTTTACAGTGCAGAGCGATCTTGCAAGCTATAAAGCAAAGTATGTCATCGTTGCGACTGGATATTACGATAACCCGAATGCATTGGATGTACCCGGCGCTTCATTGCCGAATGTTTTCCACTACTTCAAGGAGGCCCATCCGTATTACGGTCGGAAAGTTGTCGTTATCGGAGGTAAAAACTCAGCGGTAGATGCTGCTATTGAATTGGCACGTGCCGGCGCAAATGTAACTGTCATTTATAGGGGTGCTGATTACTCTCCTAGCGTAAAGCCGTGGATTCTTCCTGGCTTTGATAGCATGGTCCGGAGTGGAGAGATCGACATGCATTTCAACTCACATGTCGTTGAAATTACGTCTACTTCCGTAACTTTTGAGAAAGACGGAACGAGGCAGACTATTGAAACTGACACTGTGTTCGCAATGATCGGTTATCACCCAAACCATGAATTTCTGAAAAGCATGGGTATTACGATTGACGACGAGAGCGGTCGGCCATTCTTCGATGAAACGACGATGGAATCCAATGTAAAAGGGCTGTATATAGCGGGTGTCATCGCGGCAGGAAATAATTCCAATGAGATATTCATAGAGAATGGACGTTGGCATGGGGAAATGATTGCCAAGCATATTCAAATGACTTCCAAAGTTCGAAAATGA
- the prsW gene encoding glutamic-type intramembrane protease PrsW, protein MIILLTVAIAPGLALFSYFYLRKQIAKEPSRTLFHTFIYGAMMTFPIMFIQHVFEEENIIPNDFFRNAIFSSWIEEFFKWLILLIAIFKHVEFEDAYDGILYGASVSLGFATVENILYLFIFGLDTAFLRALLPVSSHALFGVVMGYYLGRAKFTTVSNRKGMLFFAFFAPFILHLIYNGILGVSDLSLYLIIPFMLYLWWFGLTRVKHAHTFAMQQFRSKVQNGHEVN, encoded by the coding sequence TTGATCATATTGCTTACAGTAGCGATTGCGCCAGGCTTGGCGCTGTTTAGCTATTTTTATCTGAGGAAACAGATTGCAAAAGAACCATCACGCACACTATTTCATACATTTATTTATGGAGCGATGATGACCTTTCCTATCATGTTCATACAACACGTCTTTGAAGAGGAAAACATTATCCCGAATGATTTTTTTCGAAATGCGATCTTTTCAAGTTGGATTGAAGAGTTTTTCAAATGGCTCATCTTGTTGATTGCAATATTTAAGCATGTCGAATTCGAAGATGCTTATGACGGTATTCTCTATGGTGCAAGTGTGTCACTCGGTTTTGCAACTGTGGAAAATATACTTTATCTTTTTATCTTCGGGTTGGACACAGCCTTCCTAAGGGCTCTTTTGCCTGTATCTAGCCACGCGCTATTCGGTGTCGTCATGGGGTATTACTTAGGAAGAGCGAAATTTACTACTGTGTCCAATCGTAAAGGCATGCTTTTCTTCGCATTCTTCGCGCCATTCATCCTCCATCTCATCTACAATGGAATTTTAGGTGTGAGTGACCTGTCATTATATTTAATCATCCCATTCATGCTCTATTTATGGTGGTTCGGATTAACACGTGTCAAACATGCCCATACTTTTGCTATGCAACAATTCAGGAGCAAAGTCCAAAATGGGCACGAAGTGAATTAA
- a CDS encoding metallophosphoesterase: MKIVFTGLAFVSGMFGSIFAYMFFYAKRKNVVHHSFSVRKDGKDGKELSVFFISDIHRRRIDGQLLRKVKSFGPIDIVIIGGDLAEGGVPLSRVDRNVKSLSKLAPLFFIWGNNDREIGEDAIRNIIAKHQGIILENTDAIIEGHPMWGICGTDDPSSGNVDVQAALKNEGNYSYLIVATHTPSLFRKVETICTPELMVAGHMHGGQIRFGKFALHPLGRFAEVDGKARLISNGYGTSVVPLRFGAAPESHVITIKY, translated from the coding sequence ATGAAAATTGTGTTTACTGGTTTAGCATTCGTTTCCGGGATGTTTGGAAGCATTTTTGCATATATGTTCTTTTATGCAAAACGGAAAAATGTCGTCCACCATTCCTTTTCTGTTCGGAAAGATGGTAAGGACGGGAAGGAGTTGTCCGTTTTTTTCATTTCGGACATTCATCGGAGACGAATAGATGGACAATTATTGAGGAAAGTAAAATCTTTCGGACCGATTGACATCGTTATTATTGGCGGAGATCTTGCCGAAGGCGGTGTTCCGCTTTCACGTGTAGACAGGAATGTGAAAAGTCTATCGAAGCTCGCTCCCTTATTTTTTATATGGGGTAATAACGACAGAGAAATCGGTGAAGACGCTATCCGGAATATCATTGCAAAACATCAAGGTATCATCTTAGAGAATACGGATGCGATTATTGAAGGCCATCCGATGTGGGGTATTTGCGGCACTGACGATCCTTCTAGTGGAAATGTCGATGTCCAGGCCGCCTTAAAAAATGAGGGAAATTATTCTTATTTGATTGTTGCAACCCATACCCCATCGTTATTCCGGAAAGTGGAAACGATTTGCACGCCGGAATTGATGGTTGCCGGACATATGCATGGGGGGCAAATCAGATTCGGGAAGTTTGCATTGCATCCGTTAGGACGGTTCGCCGAGGTCGACGGAAAAGCGAGATTGATCAGCAATGGATATGGCACTTCGGTTGTCCCGCTTCGATTTGGGGCAGCTCCTGAAAGCCATGTTATTACGATAAAGTATTGA
- a CDS encoding PepSY1/2 domain-containing protein: MKKMIFVLAYALVVVSVFAYTKTSENEKLAIALSNQYANQMAEASEKLDELNSVVKQTLLFNNSEESKKAREDIWRLSSDIKSSVASLPLDASVSTSWINYLGRIGNYAKEADRLSNPDEYHKVMSQASKNLGAMQDEWMVATAGIFDRQYSLDEWTQRLDASNPNVAWSNMGTSVKQYTEADFPLTASESDAMKKKELKNIDDAKVTQAEAVDRFKTLFPQVSNDVIGVERSKPGSPYPFYHIRFSDGESIGYIDITEKGGHVLSYLSERPFGKTALPFEDIKRTAEEFLKAAGYKDVVYEESRENNTSWNFVFVREEPFYGAKVFSDVIHLKLAKDTGDIIGLNAAEYIRKEKLHRQSIKKMDWNEFFHKDVRIVENELAYVENDRLEQRLAHYLKVTRDENGHTGTYNVIVDTETSEVIKTEKLE; the protein is encoded by the coding sequence ATGAAAAAAATGATATTCGTACTTGCCTATGCACTTGTCGTCGTTTCTGTTTTCGCTTATACGAAAACATCAGAAAATGAAAAACTGGCCATAGCATTGAGCAACCAATATGCAAATCAAATGGCCGAAGCTTCGGAAAAACTTGATGAACTTAATTCCGTCGTAAAACAAACACTTCTATTCAATAATTCCGAGGAATCGAAAAAGGCTAGGGAAGATATTTGGAGATTATCTTCAGATATAAAGAGTTCCGTCGCGTCATTGCCTCTCGATGCAAGCGTTTCAACTTCTTGGATAAATTATCTTGGGAGAATAGGCAATTATGCAAAAGAGGCAGATCGGTTATCAAATCCTGACGAGTATCACAAAGTGATGTCACAAGCATCGAAAAATCTCGGCGCAATGCAAGATGAATGGATGGTGGCAACGGCAGGTATCTTCGATAGGCAATATTCGTTGGATGAATGGACGCAACGATTGGATGCATCAAATCCCAATGTCGCTTGGTCCAATATGGGCACCTCCGTAAAGCAATATACAGAAGCGGACTTCCCGCTCACTGCAAGTGAGTCTGACGCCATGAAAAAGAAGGAATTAAAAAACATCGACGATGCTAAAGTGACACAGGCGGAAGCGGTAGACCGTTTCAAAACGTTGTTTCCGCAAGTTTCCAATGATGTAATCGGCGTTGAAAGAAGCAAGCCTGGCTCCCCTTATCCGTTTTATCACATACGATTCTCTGATGGGGAATCCATTGGTTACATTGACATTACCGAAAAAGGCGGCCATGTGCTTTCTTATCTATCTGAAAGGCCATTTGGCAAGACAGCCCTTCCATTTGAAGATATTAAAAGGACTGCGGAAGAATTCTTGAAGGCTGCCGGATATAAAGATGTCGTTTATGAAGAGTCTAGAGAGAATAACACTTCTTGGAATTTTGTATTTGTAAGGGAAGAGCCGTTTTACGGTGCGAAAGTATTTTCAGACGTCATCCACTTGAAGCTCGCCAAGGATACAGGTGATATTATCGGATTGAACGCTGCGGAATACATTCGGAAAGAAAAACTCCATAGACAATCGATCAAAAAAATGGATTGGAATGAATTCTTCCATAAAGATGTACGCATAGTAGAGAATGAACTTGCTTATGTGGAAAACGATAGGTTGGAACAAAGACTTGCGCACTACTTAAAGGTGACGCGCGACGAGAACGGACATACCGGAACGTATAATGTGATCGTGGATACCGAAACATCTGAAGTGATCAAAACGGAAAAACTCGAATGA
- a CDS encoding LysM peptidoglycan-binding domain-containing protein — protein sequence MKNNDYKVEFEEHRREIMVDRNEDAILPSRAERHGRRRKQKKTSSYTTINVILGIFTFIPILIFVYVIYNFYFGSDSGSAKVDSLETPVEYGTNTSPGTSDNPDSIIIDSDKEKEDEEQVNGDAEKGTANQSKDESKKTPVNVTPPAVEKKETPKVTEAPKQTETPKVEEKPKAETKTEQNTKARTHIVAANETLYRISVNYYGSDAGIAKIKKANGLSSNDIMAGQKLIIP from the coding sequence ATGAAAAATAATGATTACAAAGTTGAATTTGAAGAGCATCGCAGAGAGATCATGGTTGATCGCAATGAAGATGCGATTTTGCCTTCGCGTGCAGAGCGCCATGGCAGACGTCGCAAACAGAAGAAAACATCCAGCTATACGACGATCAATGTAATACTAGGCATTTTTACATTCATTCCGATCTTGATTTTTGTCTATGTCATTTATAATTTCTACTTTGGTTCAGATAGCGGATCCGCTAAGGTCGATAGTTTAGAAACTCCTGTAGAGTATGGAACGAATACTTCACCTGGTACAAGTGATAATCCTGACTCAATCATCATCGATTCGGATAAAGAAAAAGAGGATGAAGAGCAGGTGAATGGGGATGCTGAAAAGGGAACTGCCAATCAGTCGAAAGACGAATCTAAAAAAACGCCGGTGAATGTCACCCCTCCGGCCGTTGAAAAAAAGGAAACTCCGAAAGTGACGGAAGCGCCGAAGCAGACTGAAACTCCGAAAGTGGAAGAGAAACCAAAAGCTGAAACCAAAACTGAACAAAACACGAAAGCTAGAACGCATATTGTCGCGGCCAATGAAACGCTTTACCGAATTTCCGTAAATTATTACGGGTCAGACGCGGGAATCGCAAAGATAAAAAAAGCAAACGGTCTTTCATCCAATGATATAATGGCAGGACAAAAGTTAATCATCCCCTGA